A genomic region of Choristoneura fumiferana chromosome 15, NRCan_CFum_1, whole genome shotgun sequence contains the following coding sequences:
- the LOC141435735 gene encoding uncharacterized protein, translated as MFILFLLPALAEATYSITVYGDVLRDTKFFTQTYPWIIDNIGGDISADYYLLGSGRYSVPQMCALAQLKTNTFLQAQFLKCEAEGTQTEICLCNSGIDPQRFRQCVSEKGNRAGIAASKYSQLNLDSSPIIELWPKNTISDVSDTVYLKKICTIFGDEDRPRGCIKPFDCNGTEVFPQRKAVAFFDCCRYDFCEESTTTAYTSMYDYGPSTEAWPVARRKSIKKP; from the exons ATGTTCATACTATTTCTACTACCGGCTTTAGCCGAAGCAACCTACAGCATCACAGTGTATGGTGACGTATTGAGAGACACGAAGTTTTTCACGCAAACATATCCTTGGATAATTGACAACATCGGAGGTGATATATCGGCGGACTATTACCTGCTGGGCAGTGGGAGGTACTCGGTGCCCCAAATGTGTGCGTTAGCGCAGCTGAAAACAAATACTTTCCTGCAGGCGCAGTTTTTGAAGTGCGAAGCTGAAG GTACTCAAACCGAGATATGCTTATGCAACAGCGGTATCGACCCGCAGCGTTTCAGGCAATGTGTGTCGGAGAAAGGCAACAGAGCTGGCATAGCGGCGTCTAAATATTCTCAGCTGAACCTAGACTCTTCTCCTATCATCGAGCTGTGGCCCAAGAACACAATATCTGATGTCTCAGATACAGTATATTTAAAGAAGATTTGTACTATATTTGGGGATGAGGACCGACCCAGGGGCTGCATTAAGCCATTCGATTGTAATGGTACGGAGGTTTTCCCACAGAGAAAAGCTGTCGCGTTTTTTGATTGTTGTAGATATGATTTTTGTGAAGAATCCACGACTACTGCATACACAAGTATGTACGACTATGGACCTTCTACGGAAGCCTGGCCTGTTGCTCGGCGTAAATCTATCAAAAAgccttaa